A part of Scophthalmus maximus strain ysfricsl-2021 chromosome 20, ASM2237912v1, whole genome shotgun sequence genomic DNA contains:
- the LOC118285576 gene encoding neurexophilin 1: MRADSPQREMKTTCLWVAAGLLSVISLVSGAVSPSSGSSVRESSKSKVKTYWTERSKAFSISRLLSQNLYDKENFTSLDLNYEESDSFSKQEQWNWLYNASNPRDPRSRTKRRPIVKTGKFKKMFGWGDFHSNIKTVKLNLLITGKIVDHGNGTFSVYFRHNSTGQGNVSVGLVPPTKAVEFQVQQQYPHHHHQPQQQTALETKDTKLFNCRVEYEKVEKGTRNSLCAHDPSQSCPQEQTQSHVSWLCSKPFKVICIFITFYSTDYKLVQKVCPDYNYHSDTPYLPTG; the protein is encoded by the coding sequence GTTAGCGGCGCTGTTTCACCGAGTTCAGGAAGCTCTGTAAGAGAGAGCTCAAAATCCAAAGTGAAGACCTACTGGACCGAAAGAAGCAAGGCCTTCTCCATCAGTCGTCTGCTCTCACAGAATCTCTACGACAAAGAGAACTTCACCTCTCTGGATCTGAACTATGAAGAGTCAGACTCCTTCTCCAAACAGGAGCAGTGGAACTGGCTTTACAACGCTTCAAACCCCCGTGACCCTCGATCCAGGACTAAACGGAGGCCCATCGTCAAGACCGGCAAGTTCAAGAAGATGTTTGGTTGGGGCGACTTTCATTCCAACATCAAGACGGTGAAGCTCAACCTTCTCATCACTGGTAAAATCGTGGATCATGGTAACGGGACATTCAGCGTCTACTTCCGCCACAACTCCACTGGTCAGGGCAACGTGTCCGTGGGACTTGTTCCTCCGACCAAAGCTGTGGAGTTCCAGGTCCAGCAGCAGTACCCACACCACCATCAccagccgcagcagcagacGGCCCTGGAGACCAAGGACACTAAGCTGTTCAACTGCAGGGTGGAGTACGAGAAGGTGGAGAAAGGCACCAGGAACTCACTGTGTGCCCATGACCCCTCGCAGAGCTGCCCGCAGGAGCAGACCCAGAGCCACGTGTCCTGGCTGTGCTCCAAGCCCTTCAAGGTCATCTGCATCTTCATCACCTTCTACAGCACCGACTACAAGCTGGTGCAGAAGGTGTGTCCAGACTACAACTACCACAGTGACACCCCCTACCTCCCCACCGGGTGA